DNA from Quercus lobata isolate SW786 chromosome 1, ValleyOak3.0 Primary Assembly, whole genome shotgun sequence:
AACCAAACAATTATCAAAGATTGCCAAATTccctttcagtttttttttctctctcttaaataaTTTCCTGTTATACTTTAAGAAGCAACAATAAAATGGAATGTTTTGTCCTCTTCAACTGCAAATGATCGAAATTCAAGAGCTGCATGTGATGACAAACAAATAAGAGAAGCTCCAGATTTGTTTGCACAATGgtaatacaaaaacaatgtggtTAGTCCATCTTctactttctcttttcttttatagatttttttttctctgttttattTCCAAGTGTAATTCCCAAATTTTGAATGTGCTTGTAGGGTTATTTGATGATTATCCAGTTGGGGAgaggtaagaaatttttttacctgCAAACAAGTTTAGGTATTTAAATTTCTCCTTCTGCCCAagtcattattttctttctcagcATAACACAATGCAAGACTAATGCaatgatatatttttctagCTTAGATTATTGGGAGAATTTATGTGAAACAATCTTGGGCAATATTAAGGGTCTACCTAGATCCTTAGGAAGTTTTAGGAAacatatgcataattttttagatctgtaaaattttcatttgccCAAACTCAAACACTCAAAAACACCTCACCTCATACAGTCTAAGTTTCATAGACtacaaaaaatctttttttacaaattccTGATGCAATAAGCTATTCTTGGTATAAAGTATGCATAATAAAAGAACACCAAAATCTGCTTAAAATTCTGCAGGGCAaggattttgttattataaagaaaacaaacttTTCCCTATCCTAGCTACCTTGAATAAGTTAAGTAGGAAatatcttattcttttttccttttcccatctTGGATTTGTTCATTTCGCATGATAAGTAATGTCTGTAATTCCAtttatcaaaagcaaaaaaaaaaaaaaaaaattgtctctaATTCCACTGttttactatttcatttttccatctaCTCTATTTAATAGAGTGGAGAGTGGCCCCATTTATGATGACTCACTTCTTGATAGAGTCTTATGCAGGAATTGGAGTCTCAATTCTAATATCCCTTAAGTCCAAGTAATGGAATGGATTGGATTCATCTGTATAGTTTTGTACAGGTGATTTTGCTATAATTTGGGTTCTCCTTTGCTGTAACAGTATCAGTCTTTGTGTTGTATATGGAGGTTGGAGGTTGCAGGTTGCAGCTAAAGCTACAATATGCTGTACAGAATGATGCATAGCTTGCTCTGCTGTCTGGTTGTTTGGCTTGCgccagtgtttttttttttttgttagatagggataaatttaaagattttgagtttatttatgTTGCATGCATCATGTGAGCCTagatttttgggttgggtcttCTCCTGTGTGATTTCAACGACTATGTGTGTAGGTATGTGTAAGTATTTTCTGTCATTTTTGTGTGTAAGTATTTGGGTTGGGTCTTATCCTGTGTGATTTCAAAGAACATGTAGTGTAAGAGTATAACTTTTGCTGTCATTTGTCAACCACTTTGTTTTATGGCTACTGAAATTGTTGTATAATTTAATCTGGTCCTTTGAATTGATTATGTTGTGGACCTATTTTAcatgtaatttaataattttatagaatttgaGTTTGATTCATTTCTATCTGTTTAAAAGATTcagttttggaaattttgagaattggggttttatatatatctatatatatatatatatatatttttttttttttttgagatgtggGTTTGTTTATAAATCTATTATAGGATGCTGGGTCTTGTAtattaatatttgaattgttgTAATCTAAGACTTTTTAGGGATTTTTATAGGTTTGGGGTCATCGGGAAGATGGGTTTAATTGAATAAAGAAAAGGGGTTATTTGGCACAATATTTGTGAATTCATTAGCTTTTAGCAATAattatgttttgtttggttttcgAGATAAGGTAGgaatagaaaattaatttgggtttttgactgtggattgattttgatgttcaATGTAACAAAACCTTGTGCTATTAGGGAGCCTGGTACAacttttcattttagtccaagAGTGGCTGTATAGCTTGGTGACTGAAACAAAATAAGTAGGAAGAttaaagattttgttttgtttttttttttccaagcgCTTTTCTCATCAACCAGAGGGTTGTTGTAATTTGATTCAATGAACCACCTTATGCTGGTTGGTGACACATTGGGCACGGTTTGGATTAAGAAGTTGATGACTTAATTAAAGTGTGACAACATAGCGGATAAGGCGAATGTGGAAGGATCGTATCAAACTCAAGAGGCTTAAGGAAAGACCGAAGATTGTAGCCCAACAAGCTGCAGAGAAGTAGAAGCCCAAGTAGACCACTGAGATCAAGCTCGGAGGAAGTAGAGCACAAGATGAGATTCTCAAGTATGTGTTAAAGCTGATGGAAGTTTGCAAAGCTCACGGCTTTGTCTATGGTATCATTCCTAAGAAGGGTAAGCCAGTGATGAAGAGATTGAAGCAAAAGAATTGGAAAGGCGAATGTGGAAGGATCATATCAAACTCAAGAGGCTTAAGGAAAGACCGAAGATTGCAGCCCAACAAGTTGCAGAGAAGCAGAAGCCCAAGCAGACCACTAAGATCAAGCTCGGGGGAAGTAGAGCACAGGATGGGATTCTCAAGTATATGGAAGCTAATGGAAGTTGAATGGAAAAACATTTGTTTTccaaatataattaaatgaatATAATCTCAAGTTTAGATGGGAATTCTACATAGTTAAGAAAGTTTTTTGACTCTGTTAtagaaactaacaaaaaaatttagcttgagaagtgcatttttttttaatatagcaaaattacaaatttgatatCTAACTTCTGCAAGTCGTAATACATTTCTCAACGTGTTTTATTGACAAGCTTATATTAGTGGTACTTTAAATGAATGTAAGAACAACAAtggaagaagatacaaaaagtactttaaagttgtctttcaatttattgaaaattgatattttatcatttattggATATTTGAGGATGTAAATGATTGAAatcctaattttaattttaatgtaagtttaatttatattttccatttcgtaatttaatgtttcatatcAAGGATAGGAATCCTAATGTGAAATCAAAgatgaaaaaacaaagaattgtTTAAATCTTCGTATACAATAGCTTTCCCGTGTATCCATTTCgtaatttaatgtttcatatcAAGGATAGGAATCCTAATGTGAAATCAAAgatgaaaaaacaaagaattgtTTAAATCTTCGTATACAATAGCTTTCCCGtgtatcgcacgggttagcgactagttaagCTAACGATCGATAACCACACCAAATTACTTCGTTGAAGTTGTTAGATGATTATCTAGATAAATGGTATGTAAGACCACTAGAAATAAAAGTCATTGTGGGTTCACAATTTGGACCAATGCTTGTGCTTTACAACTttagtatattttatttatcgGACAAAATGGGGATATATCCCTTTTGGTGAAAGTTTCAGCAAAATGCCTAatttctgaaactatttagggatgAGCCTTGTTTTGAATATAAGAGTTAAATGGGAAAGTCAAGAGGCAGGAAATATATGACTTTGTCCTTAGTTCCTttccacaaagaaaaaaagaaaaaagaaataaattaggTTTGGATAGCCCAAGCGCCTCTCATTAAACCTCCATACCGGTACATTTTGAGTTTTTACACAAATAATAATTAGGTTTGTACctgtattttcaaaattttccttattaGTTCCATGACtctttatattatatgtgtgtgttctCATTGTCCTAAGAGGCAGAGAGTTAAGAACAAGGCGTGCTTTGCGCTtttgaggaagagagagaaagagagtataATTAAAACTCTTTCACAGAGAAGAGTTTGGTAGGGCTTGTTAATGGCGATTTGATCGAAGGTTTGGCTGCAATAAATTTGAGAGTTTGAGGGTATATTGCATTGGGTCTGGTCTTTCTTTGCTTTATATATCCAACTATAagccaaagagagagagatagcgGTATTTCTGGGGGAAGAaatttgctttgctttgttcTTGGAATAAGTGGTGGTTTCAGTCAGAGAATATCTGGGTCGTTGTTATTTAAAGGAGGAACTACACAGTGTTTAAGAAAGCGGTTCTTTAAGGCCTTGGTACTTCCAAGGTTTTGGTTTTTTGCTCtggttttaaggtttttttgtgtttctctgGTAATTTGAAAGACGAGAATGGTTGAGATGGACTGGCCCTCTTCTTTGAATGAATACGAAAAGCTTGTGATTCGGATGAACGCTCCTAGGTTTGAATGAATACGAAAAAATTGGTCATgatgtttagaaaaaaaaaaataaaaacattaattttctGTTTGATTTTACTTCATATTGCAAAATTTCGGTGCCGTGCGTTTCTTTCCTGTTCTTAGATTTTGATTTGACTTATTGTTGACTTGTATGGTGATCATAGTAGTGCAATTTTTCACAGattatttctgaattttttttagtgctaGAAATTGATTCTTTCAACAACATCGTACCAGTATTTTCGACCCTGAATTTCCTCTTCTTTCCTTTCTAGAAAAACTTTGTTAAAGAACAAGTTTATGGGATTTTGAGTCTCTCCCTGAAATCCTTTCtttattggaaaatattttactttccCTTGTGCAAAAAATGCTTTTCCAAAACCTTCCCAACTAATTCTTCACACGCTATGAAAACAAATTTCCACcgtcatttaattaattattgacatcaaattcattatttaataAGTTTTCTGACTTTTCCATGCCCACcccactttctttttctttcttctagtCTTACAACCTAGAAAGACTTTTCAAAGacctcgttttttttttttttttttttcaattcaaattttgaaaaattaaaaacgaaAAAGGCTCTCTCTGACTTGACCTGTCACTGCTATTGCGCAGGGTCGTGATCGACAATGCCGTTCGCCCCACTGCGACTCTTGTCACGGTACGCCTCTCACGAAACCTCTCAAGCACGAAATCAATTTTTCTATGAAAACTTttcccaaaaaaacaaattttactaactGGGTTTTTCTGTTTTCCTCTTTTGCTTAATTTGCAGGTTGATAGTGCTAGAAGGCATGGAATTTTACTTGAGGCCGTGCAAGTTCTCACGGATCTGAACCTTTCCATCAAAAAGGCTTACATATCTTCAGATGGAAGATGGTTAATGGATggtaagaggaaaaaaaattcaagcttttaattgttttttttttttttttgttaaattaatggTGTCCATGCTAACGTGCGCCGAATTGGTGCCTCGTTCGTTAACGTTAACGAAATTAACCAGACAAATCACTCCACCAACTAAGAACGGCCATGCACCACCACCCATAGAATCAAGAAAGAGCTCTCAGTCTGTCAATCCTTACTATGTCTGGACCTGGTAAGTTTCCCCGTGTTGAGTCAAATTAAGCCGTAGGCTCCACTCCTGGTGGTGCCCTTCCGTCAATTCCTTTATGTTTCAGCCTTGCGACCATACTCCCCTCGGAACCCAAAGACTTTGATTTCTCATAAGGTGCCGGCGGAGTCCTATAAGTAACGTCCGCCGATCCCTGGTCGGCATCGTTTATGGTTGAGACTAGGACGGTATCTGATCGTCTTCGAGCCCCCAACTTTCGTTCTTGATTAATGAAAACATCCTTGGCAAATGCTTTCGCAGTTGTTCGTCTTTCATAAATCCAAGAATTTCACCTCTGACTATGAAATACGAATGCCCCCGACTGTCCCTGTTCATCATTACTCCGATCCCGAAGGCCAACAGAATAGGACCGAAATCCTATGATGTTATCCCATGCTAATGTATCCAGAGCGTAGGCTTGCTTTGAGCACTCTAATTTCTTCAAAGTAACAGCACCGGAGGCACGACCCGGCCAGTTAAGGCCAGGAGCGCATCGCCGGTAGAAGGGACGAGCAGACCGGTGCACACCAGGGGCGGACCGCTCTGCCCAACCCAAGGTTCAACTACGAGCTTTTTAACTGCAACAACTTAAATATACGCTATTGGAGCTGGAATTACCGCGGCTGCTGGCACCAGACTTGCCCTCCAATGGATCCTCGTTAAGGGATTTAGATTGTACTCATTCCAATTACCAGACTCGTGAGAGCCCggtattgttatttattgtcACTACCTCCTCGTGTCAGGATTGGGTAATTTGCGCGCCTGCTGCCTTCCTTGGATGTGGTAGCCGTTTCTCAGGCTCCCTCTCCAGAATCGAACCCTAATTCTCCGTCACCCGTCACCACCATAGTAGGCCACTATCCTACCATCGAAAGTTGATAGGGCAGAAATTTGAATGATGCGCCGCCGGCACGATGGCCGTGCGATCCGTCGAGTTATCATGAATCAGCAGAGCCCGCGTCGGCCTTTTATCTAATAAATGCATCCCTCCCAGAAGTCGGGGTTTGTTGCACGTATTAGCTCTAGAATTACTACGGTTATCCGAGTCGCAGGTACCATCAAACAAACTATAACTGATTTAATGAGCCATTCGCAGTTTCACAGTCTGAATTAGTTCATACTTACACATGCATGGCTTAATCTTTGAGACAAGCATATGACTACTGGCAGGATCAACCAGGTAGCATTCCTCGTCGATGCTGGCGCCGCTCGGAGGCCCTGGCTCGCCCGAGGGCAAGGAATGGCACGGACGAGCACGGCGATCGTGCGGGGCAGAGCGATGACGCTCGCTAGGTACGTTGGCAAAGGGGGCCGAAGGCCCCAAACCCACATGGTGTTCTGCATCCGAGGCCACGAGCACGCCCACGTGGTCCACATCGGCAACGCAGAGGCCGCGAGGCACGCGTGGGACACGAGGACGACTTCGAGGTCCTGCCGACGCCCCGCGAGGGGCGTCGACTAGGAACGAATCAACTAGAGGGACGAGTGCCTTAGAGACAGGTATGCAACACAGGGACCCGAATTGCGTCCGAGCGACGCTCGGAACAACGCTGATTGGGAGCACGCCGGACAGTTCGATGCGCGAGCACGGAGCCTGCCAAGCCATGCAACCCTGCCACCACTCACACGCTATCACGTACACTAGACCGCAACACCACCAAACGTACCCCACGACGACACGCCGCAAGGCCTGCCGTGCATGAGGAAGCATCGAGTGGCGCCGAGTCCGCACCGCTGGGCGTGAAGGACAACACTACTAAGCCACGTGCCTGCAAGGATGGGTCGTCGCCACGCAGAGGCCCGATGGTCGCCGTGGGACTTGCTTCGCGCAGCAATGGGTGAAACGAACATCGTCCGCTTTGCAACAGCGTGCCCAAGCTATACCAAGCTTGCATGGCTCACCAACCACACACAGGAACTACAAGGGACATCGAGGGACACTGCTGCTGTCGTCGCCGTCGTCGTCGccgtcgccgtcgccgtcgtcgtcgccgtcgccgtcgccgtcgTCGTCGCCGCCGCTGCTACCACGCAACCGCGTAGTAAGAAAGACACACACAAGCCCGATAGTCGCATGGAACTTGCTTCGCCCAGCAATGGGTGAAACTAACACCGTCCGCGTTGCGATAGCGTGACCAAGCTAAACCAAGAATGCATGCATCCCCCCACCACGCGGCTACTGAGACCATCGACCCCCCGCCACTGGGCACGGGTGGGTGTGGCCTCGAGGAAAAGTGGCACCAGAGAAAGCTTTCACAGTGCGTTTGATCATCACCTTAGGCTTGCTCTGCGTGGCAATGGGTGAAACTAACACCGTCCGCCTTACAAGAGCGCACCGTAGCTATACCACGTACACGTGAAATGCCAACCTGGGTCCACCCCGGCGATGCATTTAGGGCCCACCTCGCGCCATGGAGCACGCGGGGTTGGGTGCCTGAGGGCTCGTCATGAGCATGCCTACCCCTGGCCAAGCTCAAGAGGGGTCGCCCCTGTGCATCGCCGAATACCTCCTCCCCCCTAAAGAGCCCTTAGGAAAAAATCCGCTCTGGCACGAGGAAACATTGATTTGTTGAGGAGGAATAATGGGTCATTTTCGGAGCAATTCTTGGAGTCTTGCCCTGATTTTTTGCACACATGCTAAGAAAAATCCAATCTTCAACTTGTCAAAATATGGAGGCCAGattcaacatattttattttttacgatTTTAGGAAGCCGGAAAAtgggaaaaatcataaaaaattcaaaaatgctcGGAACGCCGAACCGCTTGCTGGAATCCTCCTCTAAAATCATGGAATGGATTTAGGGatacaaaaatggaaaaaggcaCGAGCCAATTTTTCCGGAGTGCGGGACGATGCGGGGCGATGCGGCGTGGCGTGCATGCGGGCATGCCCCTGGGCACCCTGCCATGCCCAACGCCTGCCTCTTTGGGGGAAATAAcctcattttccaaaaaaccctCATTTTTAGGAAATCACTCCAAATATGTGGCCAAGGCATGCAgcaaggccaaggcatgcagcGAAGGCCAAGGCAGCCCCCTATgggcatgctgccaaggccgGGGCATGCAGCAGCCAAGGCCTGGGCAGCCCCCATGGGCAGGCAGCGAAGGCCAAGGCATGCTTGCTTGCGtgcatgctgccaaggccaaggcacgcagccaaAGGCCATGGCATGCTTGCGTGGGCACGCTGGCATGCCCCTGGGTGCAGGCAGGTGGGCACGCTGGCATGCCCCTGGGCGCAGGCAGCAGCAAGGCCCTAGCATGCCCCGTGGGCGAGGGCGTGGCATGCCCCGTGGGTGGGATGCCAAGGCCGTGGCATGCCCTTGGGACCCCTACAAGGCCATGGCAGCACTTGGGGGGGCTAATGCTGCCAAGCCTAGATAGCCTCTTCGGACACCTCCAACTCTTCCCCCCCTAAAGAGCGCTTAGGAAAAAATCCACTCTGGCACGAGGAAACATTGATTTGTTGAGGAGGAATAATGGGTCTTTTTTGGAGCAATTCTTGGAGTCTTGCCCTGATTTTTTGTACACATGCTAAGAAAAATCTAACCTTCAATCTGTCAAAATTTGGTGGCCAGattcaacatattttattttttataattttcggAATCCAGAAAAtaggaaaaatcataaaaaattcaaaactgcTCGGAACGCCGAACCGCTTGTTGGAAACGTCCTCTAAAtcttgaagtttttttttaatgaatattgTTGTTATATTTTCTGGTACTGAACGTTTGAAAGAGAGACTTTTGAAGATTGATACTCCATTTCGCAGCGACCTAATTTCAAGCAAAAGAATCTTTTCAAGTTCAGAATGCAAATACAGCTTTTGAGTGAGGAATTTCAACAACCATGCTTAATGGATGGATTTTGTCAAACATTTTATTTCTCTGCACAATAATATCATATCATAACAACATATAATATGTTGTTATAATTCACGAGCCGCTGAGCTTATCAtttcaaattgatgaagttagaaatttaaataattatagttGTGGATTATAATTTGCATTATttcaaattgtatttttattttcaaattgaatttaGATGGGAATTGCTTcctatttttttaagattagaTTGTGATGAGgtcatctcattttttattacttatatacatttttttcatGATATGGAGCTTCACCAAGGCAGGGGGCCCTTTAGACTCACCAGTAAGAAGTAAACTACGGATATACAACCCCACCTACcaaatgaaaattaaacaaaaaattaacccTCGGATTGTCTTTCTCCCTCTTAGGAGGCTAGTCACCTCACCTCGAATCCACTAAACTACCATTCTATTTTATCAGTTCATAACAATAACAAGCTGACATTAGTGAGAAACATCAAAGGGCTGCAAAACCAGCTCCGCCACAGCTGaaaataaattactaaaattacttACCTCCATCACCCTCAAATATGAGAAAACCCAATACCATTTCTTAGCAAAGTTCAGGTCGTTTATGGAAGATAAATTGACTATAGATTTTCTCTCTTAATTTGTTGTGGTCTAATGGCATTATCTTAAATTATGCATTCAAGCGTACTTTACTGCTGTTATATAAGTG
Protein-coding regions in this window:
- the LOC115992389 gene encoding ACT domain-containing protein ACR8-like isoform X1, which translates into the protein MVEMDWPSSLNEYEKLVIRMNAPRVVIDNAVRPTATLVTVDSARRHGILLEAVQVLTDLNLSIKKAYISSDGRWLMDGDFTMLCVLI
- the LOC115992389 gene encoding ACT domain-containing protein ACR8-like isoform X2 yields the protein MVEMDWPSSLNEYEKLVIRMNAPRVVIDNAVRPTATLVTVDSARRHGILLEAVQVLTDLNLSIKKAYISSDGRWLMDAT